Proteins co-encoded in one Arachis hypogaea cultivar Tifrunner chromosome 13, arahy.Tifrunner.gnm2.J5K5, whole genome shotgun sequence genomic window:
- the LOC112735422 gene encoding cytochrome P450 736A117-like, whose product MAEEVMKTHDLVFSNRPPRKMSDILLYDSKDIATSPYGEYWRQIRSLAVLHLLSNKRVQSYGLIREEEAARMVETIKEFASSSSMPLNLSDIFFGVTNDILCRSALGRRYRGGGEGCKFQELVLEFGDLLGTTSIGDYIPWLSWLNKVDGSYRRASRVAKRLDEFLDQVIAEHVSSGKRKEQEGLTDSVDDFVDVLLSVKTSNAVGFEFDTITMKAILVDMFTAGTDPTYTVLEWAMAELLKRPAVMHKLQDEVRTVVGNRSNITEQDLVHMNYLKAVIKETLRLHPSLPVLVPRESTKGIKLNGYDIEAGTQVLVNAWAVATDPKCWDQPLEFKPERFLNSSVDFKGRDFQFIPFGAGRRGCPGMQFATALDEIVLANLVYHFDWDLPAGSKELDLSKFYGLVLHLKSTLLAIPTPYYE is encoded by the exons ATGGCGGAAGAGGTGATGAAGACCCACGACTTGGTGTTCTCCAACCGGCCACCGCGTAAGATGAGTGACATACTCTTGTATGATTCCAAGGACATAGCCACCTCTCCGTATG GTGAATACTGGAGGCAGATAAGGAGCCTAGCCGTGTTGCACCTTCTGAGCAACAAAAGGGTTCAATCGTACGGCCTTATTAGGGAGGAAGAAGCTGCAAGAATGGTTGAAACCATCAAAgagtttgcttcttcttcttctatgccCTTAAACTTGTCTGACATATTCTTCGGTGTTACAAATGACATACTGTGTAGAAGTGCTCTAGGGAGGAGATATCGTGGAGGAGGAGAAGGGTGCAAGTTTCAGGAGCTGGTTTTGGAGTTTGGAGACTTGTTGGGTACAACATCAATAGGAGACTATATTCCATGGCTTAGTTGGTTGAACAAGGTTGATGGTTCTTATAGAAGAGCATCAAGAGTGGCCAAGCGTCTTGATGAGTTTTTGGATCAAGTGATTGCGGAGCATGTTAGTTCTGGGAAAAGGAAAGAACAAGAGGGACTTACTGATagtgttgatgattttgtggatGTTTTGCTTTCTGTCAAGACCAGTAACGCTGTTGGATTTGAGTTTGACACAATAACAATGAAGGCAATACTCGTG GACATGTTTACGGCAGGTACGGACCCTACGTACACTGTGCTAGAATGGGCAATGGCGGAACTGTTAAAACGGCCAGCGGTTATGCACAAACTTCAAGATGAAGTGAGAACTGTTGTTGGAAACAGAAGCAACATAACCGAACAAGATTTGGTTCACATGAACTACTTGAAAGCTGTGATCAAAGAAACACTTCGGTTGCACCCTTCACTTCCAGTTCTAGTTCCTAGAGAATCCACCAAAGGCATCAAGTTGAATGGATATGACATTGAAGCTGGAACACAGGTGTTGGTGAATGCATGGGCCGTTGCAACGGACCCAAAGTGTTGGGACCAGCCACTTGAGTTCAAGCCAGAGAGGTTCTTAAACAGTTCGGTGGATTTCAAAGGGCGTGATTTTCAGTTTATTCCTTTTGGTGCAGGAAGGAGAGGGTGCCCTGGGATGCAGTTTGCCACTGCTCTTGATGAAATTGTGCTGGCTAACCTTGTTTATCACTTTGATTGGGATTTGCCTGCTGGTTCTAAGGAATTGGACTTGTCTAAATTTTATGGACTAGTCCTGCATTTGAAATCAACTCTCTTGGCTATACCAACCCCTTATTAtgaatga